The sequence AAGTTGAGGTTGTCAACGGCTGTGAAGTGGCCGAAAACCTTGGTCAAACCTCTGGTTACTATGTCGAACTCAGACATTTGGTAGGTCCCTCAAACCTCGAATTCATAGAATACTTCTATGATAAGAACCGTTTGGTTTAGAGTTTTCTGATGCTCTACTGACAGATTTGTATTGATGATTATGGATAACTTTTTTACCTTCCTTAATGTTGCAGAGTTGGTCTGGGATGACTATGTTGAGGACTCGCACATACCTCTATATTATGATAGCTCTAATCTTGACCCTCTCGACCCATCTAGAACAGCAAACCAATCCTGTTGGGGCTGTCGGGTACGCGAATGTTGTTGCAACATCAGTTTACTGGGGGTCCAATCCTCTCAATCCGTTGAATGTTCATCCAGGAGATACGAACGTTCGACTCTCAATAGTACTTGCGAATGTTGGAGATGATGTTGCCCGTGGTGTGAATGCAACCCTATTCATTGGGCCACCCCTGACATATACTTACTATCAGGATAGTGTTCAATATTCAGCGTCGACGGTCTCTAAGATGGCTGGTGACATCGGTCCCGGCTCAAGTTTCACATTGGGATTCACAGTGAATATTGATCCAAACGCGAAGGAGGGGGTTTACAGGTACAATTTAGAAATCTCATATAGGTCGGCGAGAGAGTTGCAGGAGGTCAAGAATGTGATGGTGATAGATGTTCCGGTGTGGAGAGCTGAAATCCGGGTGCAGAGCGTCCTCACCATGCCGACAAAGATCTATCCGGGAAGCAGGCAGGTTCAGGTCAGGGTGGGAATTGTAAATTCAGGCCAGGGTGCAGCGAGAGATCTGCAACTTCGTATGGATTTGAAGCCCCCGTTCAAGGCTTCATCTAGTGGTTCTGATAGATACTTTCTTGGGAACCTGCCGGCGGGGCAATCTTCATCTGTAAACTTCATAGTCGACGTCGATGAGGAAGCTAAGTTCGGTAAGTATTTTGTAGATATGCTTATGGAGGGTGGTGGGGCTTCGGTCTCGATAGGGGCTGTTCCAATAGATGTGAATGAGAAGGTGAGATTTGAAGTCGTGAGTGTGACACCAACAATCTTCCATGCTGGGGACACAGGCAAGGTTATCAGGGTGGAGTTGAAGAATTCAGGTTCGGTCAAGGCTGAGTCCGTCAGGGTTCAGTTAAGGGTAGGCAACTTCTTCGCCGGAACATTAACAGATTTTCTGGGCACCATGCTCTCAGGTGAGGTGAAGGTTGCCTTCTTCACGGTTGATGTGGACTCGAAGGCGAAGCCTGGAAATTACAGTTTCGACTTGAAGATAGACTGGACACAGGACAGCAATGCCCTAGATGATAATCTGAAACTCACATTCAATGTTCAGCCTGCAGGTGCTCCTGTAGTTCCCATCGTATTGGCGGCGGTCGGTCTAGCCTCGGTGCTTGCCTACTTAACCTTCAAGAGACGCAAGGTCAAGAACGGCCAAGCTTGACATGGTGCTGAACCTCACCTGGCCTACCAGAGATGGAGGGAAAGGCCATGTCTAAGAGAAGGACCATACCTATTCTCTTAATTCTTTGCATAAATACCATACTCATGCCGGTTTACGGCCATACGACTATTGGAAGATTGAATGGATATACACCATTCTACAGATCGAACGACCATGAGTTGAATCCAACAAATAGTTTCGGAACAGCCCATGTCCCTGGACCTCTCGGTCACGTTTGGCCTGGCTCAGGCTACCAGTCTCCATTCCAAAATTTTCAGGAGCCATTACAGGTTGCTGGAAACTCATATTCACCTGTAGGCGCCATACTGACCTCGACACCACGCCAAGATAATGTTGGAGACCTCATATTTGCAATAAACTTCTCCCAGCCGAGAGCCTACATAACATCGGACAATCCTGAACCAACCTTCAAGTATAACAATATCACACTGTATATTCCAGCACCTATCGTCGACAAGCATGGCCGACTATCCCAAGACGGTTTTGAACCTGCAGGTGGAATAAACTGGGCAGGTGGGGATACGTCGAACATCATCACAACCCTAACAGCCGACTATGGGAAAATATTTGTTGGCAGGGCAGACATGAATGACCCATTCGCCCCAGGATGGTGGGTCATCAGGATAATACCGTCAGGGAACGGAATAGTCTTCACCCCGGAGAGGAATTGGGGTGAATGGTATTACATTAGGGTCAACCAGTTGAGGGCACCAGACATCGCTGGAAGATACATGTTCAAGATCTTTCTAGGCGACAGCTACCCAGTGAAGGGTCAAGGCCCACCCTTAATATGGAGCGCGATGCCTGTTGAGAATTGGCCTGTCCTCCTGGTGAAGGGTGAGGTTGACCCAGCCATCATATATGGAACTGTAAAATATGGTGAGGGTGCTGGGCTAGACTTGTATGGTAAGCCTGTGAAGTTGCCTGGGAGGGTTAGGGCTGTAGGGGTTGCCTGTGACCCCCTCACCGGTAGACCGACAGGTAGGGCTGTGGAGGCTAGGGGATACTTCAACGCATCAGCTGAAGGTCACTATGAGGTTGAGGGTGTAGCCCCTGGAATCTACGACATATACGCAAGCGCGGCTGGACTCCCAGAGAGGAAGGTTGCTGAGAATATTCAAGTCCGTAGGGGGCAGTCTTTGAACCTAGACATACAACTCGAACCTGGACCGCAGGTCAGAGGTGAGGTACACTCAAAGAGCTGTTGGGGGCCCATACCTTGGCGTGGTGAGTTGCCTATAACTATAGTCATCTATGATAGCGA is a genomic window of Candidatus Bathyarchaeota archaeon containing:
- a CDS encoding COG1361 S-layer family protein, with the translated sequence MLRTRTYLYIMIALILTLSTHLEQQTNPVGAVGYANVVATSVYWGSNPLNPLNVHPGDTNVRLSIVLANVGDDVARGVNATLFIGPPLTYTYYQDSVQYSASTVSKMAGDIGPGSSFTLGFTVNIDPNAKEGVYRYNLEISYRSARELQEVKNVMVIDVPVWRAEIRVQSVLTMPTKIYPGSRQVQVRVGIVNSGQGAARDLQLRMDLKPPFKASSSGSDRYFLGNLPAGQSSSVNFIVDVDEEAKFGKYFVDMLMEGGGASVSIGAVPIDVNEKVRFEVVSVTPTIFHAGDTGKVIRVELKNSGSVKAESVRVQLRVGNFFAGTLTDFLGTMLSGEVKVAFFTVDVDSKAKPGNYSFDLKIDWTQDSNALDDNLKLTFNVQPAGAPVVPIVLAAVGLASVLAYLTFKRRKVKNGQA